The Solibacillus sp. FSL W7-1464 genome contains a region encoding:
- a CDS encoding CpsD/CapB family tyrosine-protein kinase, with product MVKLSLRKKKKELQSSNVARKLVTFTETKSHVIEQFRTIRTNIRFSMPDEPLKTILITSSTPGEGKSTNAANLGVVFAQEDKKVLIIDADMRKPTLHHTFKTFNKVGLSNILARRSVLQEAIQETFIVGLDVITSGPIPPNPAELLSSQGLDALFDEVKKLYDIIIIDSPPLLSVTDAQILANKCDGAIMILNTGVIDKRAAKKAQMLLSASHTKILGVVLNNCKTTNHYHYYDGYRYAE from the coding sequence ATGGTGAAGCTGAGTCTGAGAAAAAAGAAGAAAGAGTTGCAAAGTTCAAATGTAGCAAGAAAACTCGTCACATTTACTGAAACGAAATCCCATGTAATCGAACAGTTTCGCACAATCCGTACAAATATTCGATTTTCCATGCCGGATGAACCATTAAAGACGATTTTAATTACTTCTTCTACACCGGGGGAAGGAAAATCGACAAACGCGGCGAATCTCGGCGTCGTGTTTGCACAGGAAGATAAAAAAGTGCTTATTATTGATGCCGATATGCGGAAGCCGACACTGCATCATACATTTAAAACGTTCAATAAAGTGGGCCTCTCCAATATTCTTGCAAGAAGATCCGTGTTGCAAGAGGCGATTCAGGAAACCTTTATCGTTGGGCTTGATGTCATTACGAGCGGTCCGATTCCGCCGAACCCTGCAGAACTGCTTTCTTCACAGGGGTTGGACGCATTATTTGATGAAGTGAAGAAACTGTATGACATCATCATTATTGATTCGCCCCCATTATTATCCGTGACCGACGCCCAGATCCTTGCGAATAAATGCGACGGGGCGATCATGATTTTAAATACGGGGGTGATCGACAAACGTGCCGCGAAGAAAGCGCAAATGCTGTTGTCAGCTTCCCATACAAAGATATTGGGTGTCGTGTTGAACAACTGTAAAACAACCAATCACTATCATTATTATGATGGATACCGTTACGCCGAATAA
- a CDS encoding 2-oxoacid:ferredoxin oxidoreductase subunit beta: MATFKDFRNSVKPNWCPGCGDFSVQAAIQRAAANVGYEPSELAVISGIGCSGRISGYINSYGFHGIHGRALPIAQGLKMANKDLKVIASGGDGDGFAIGMGHTIHAIRRNIDITYVVMDNQIYGLTKGQTSPRSAAGFITKSTPGGAIEPSLKPLEVALTAGATFVAQGFSTDIKELTAMIEAGLNHKGFSFINVFSPCVTYNKVNTYDWFKENLTKLADIEGYDSSNREAAMQTVMRHEGLVTGIIYQDTETTSYQEKIKGYSELPLTDIDISLSEEQFDQLTKEFM, encoded by the coding sequence ATGGCAACATTTAAAGATTTCCGAAATTCCGTAAAACCTAACTGGTGTCCAGGCTGTGGTGACTTCTCCGTACAAGCGGCGATTCAGCGTGCAGCAGCAAATGTAGGCTATGAACCGAGCGAATTAGCGGTGATTTCAGGTATCGGCTGTTCAGGCCGTATTTCAGGCTATATTAACTCATACGGCTTCCACGGCATTCACGGTCGTGCATTGCCGATCGCGCAAGGCCTTAAAATGGCGAACAAAGACCTGAAAGTTATCGCTTCAGGCGGTGACGGTGACGGTTTCGCAATCGGTATGGGTCACACAATCCATGCAATCCGCCGTAACATCGACATTACGTATGTCGTAATGGATAACCAGATTTACGGATTAACAAAAGGCCAAACTTCTCCACGTTCTGCTGCTGGTTTCATTACGAAATCAACACCAGGCGGAGCAATCGAGCCATCATTAAAACCATTGGAAGTTGCGTTAACTGCAGGTGCGACATTTGTGGCACAAGGCTTCTCAACAGATATTAAAGAACTGACAGCAATGATCGAAGCAGGGCTGAACCATAAAGGCTTTTCATTCATCAACGTATTCTCGCCATGTGTAACGTACAATAAAGTAAACACGTACGACTGGTTCAAAGAGAACCTGACAAAGCTTGCCGACATCGAAGGCTATGATTCATCTAACCGTGAAGCAGCGATGCAAACAGTAATGCGCCATGAAGGTCTTGTAACAGGCATCATTTATCAGGATACTGAAACAACTTCGTATCAGGAGAAGATTAAAGGCTATTCAGAGCTGCCGTTAACAGATATCGATATTAGCTTATCTGAAGAACAATTTGATCAGCTGACGAAAGAATTTATGTAA
- a CDS encoding stage V sporulation protein S, with translation MDSLKVSSRSNPNSVAGALVAVIREQGFAEMQAVGAGALNQAIKAVAIARGFVAPSGTDLICAPAFADIIIAGEDRTALKLLVEKRTR, from the coding sequence GTGGATTCATTAAAAGTATCATCTCGTTCTAATCCTAATTCTGTTGCAGGAGCACTCGTTGCGGTTATACGAGAGCAAGGGTTTGCTGAAATGCAGGCGGTAGGTGCAGGTGCGTTAAACCAGGCAATTAAAGCAGTAGCAATCGCTCGAGGGTTTGTAGCCCCAAGCGGCACAGATCTGATTTGTGCGCCGGCTTTCGCGGACATCATCATTGCAGGAGAAGATCGTACGGCATTAAAACTACTCGTTGAAAAAAGAACTCGTTAA
- a CDS encoding YveK family protein, with product MGETISLQEIIKIIKKRLVLIIALTVIGCSVAAGISFYAITPIYDAQTQILVNQKGNADQVYSMQSTDTDLRLINTYQVIITSPVILTPVLESLDLDITTGQLAQQISVFSKTDSKVVNIRVEDPIPAKAADIANTLADVFKEKIPQLMSIDNISILSAAKLSENPSPVKPNKLMNLAIGAVIGLMIGIGLTFLVEYLDMSIKSERDVEEYLELPVIGMVDLIKEENQKRFSWIPRKARRG from the coding sequence TTGGGAGAAACAATCAGTCTACAGGAAATAATAAAAATCATCAAAAAACGGCTCGTACTAATAATCGCGCTTACAGTAATCGGCTGTTCAGTGGCAGCTGGCATCAGTTTTTACGCGATTACCCCGATCTATGATGCACAAACACAGATTTTAGTGAATCAAAAGGGCAATGCCGATCAAGTATATTCCATGCAAAGTACCGATACCGATTTGCGCTTAATTAATACGTATCAAGTTATTATTACAAGTCCGGTTATTTTAACTCCTGTACTGGAAAGCCTTGATTTGGATATAACGACAGGACAGCTGGCACAGCAAATCTCTGTGTTCAGTAAAACGGATTCGAAAGTGGTCAATATTCGTGTGGAGGACCCGATTCCGGCAAAGGCTGCGGACATTGCAAACACGCTGGCGGATGTATTTAAAGAGAAAATTCCGCAGTTGATGAGTATTGATAATATTTCGATTTTGTCCGCAGCGAAATTAAGCGAAAATCCGTCACCGGTAAAGCCGAATAAGCTGATGAATCTCGCTATTGGCGCGGTTATTGGGTTAATGATTGGGATAGGGCTGACATTCCTCGTGGAGTATTTGGATATGTCGATCAAAAGTGAGCGTGATGTGGAAGAATACTTGGAATTACCGGTAATCGGAATGGTTGATTTAATCAAGGAAGAAAATCAAAAGAGGTTTTCATGGATTCCCCGAAAAGCGAGGAGAGGTTAA
- a CDS encoding 2-oxoacid:acceptor oxidoreductase subunit alpha → MLHQLSWKVGGQQGEGIESTGEIFSMAMNRLGYFLYGYRHFSSRIKGGHTNNKITVRPTEVRAIADDLDILVAFDQETIDVNYKELTPSSIILADAKFDPKNPEDSVAPLYAVPFTEIAAELGTSLMKNMVAIGATAALLNLDESVFQSVVNEIFGRKGEEVVAKNIEAIERGRQAISEQIGDRVGTWEIAPADGKRRMFMIGNDAAALGALAAGSRFMAAYPITPASEIMEYMIKKLPLVGGAVIQTEDEIAAATMAIGANYGGVRAFTASAGPGLSLMMEAIGLSGMTEQPLVIFDTQRGGPSTGLPTKQEQSDLMAMLYGTHGEIPKVVIAPSTMEEAFYDTIQAFNIAEELQLPVIVMTDLQLSLGKQSVDPFDYSKIEIRRGKIVEAVEDEETKDYFKRYENTEDGVSPRVLPGTKGGIHHVTGVEHDETGKPSEATGNRRTQMDKRMRKLQHVRFENPVYVNAPHEDADILLVGFNSTRGAIEEVQEKLNSEGVKVNHAHIKLIHPFPSEEMSALMDKAKKVIVVENNATGQLANVMKMNIGGHAKTKSILKYDGTPFLPRELTNLVKEEI, encoded by the coding sequence ATGTTACATCAGCTTTCATGGAAAGTCGGTGGGCAGCAAGGTGAAGGGATTGAGAGTACAGGTGAAATCTTCTCAATGGCAATGAATCGTCTAGGGTATTTCCTATACGGTTACCGTCATTTCTCTTCTCGTATTAAAGGTGGCCATACGAATAATAAAATTACGGTTCGTCCGACAGAAGTACGCGCAATTGCGGACGACTTAGATATACTCGTGGCGTTTGACCAGGAAACGATCGACGTGAACTATAAAGAATTAACACCAAGCAGTATCATTTTAGCGGATGCGAAATTTGATCCGAAAAATCCGGAAGACAGTGTCGCGCCATTATACGCGGTGCCGTTTACGGAAATTGCGGCAGAGCTAGGCACGTCTCTAATGAAAAACATGGTTGCGATTGGTGCAACAGCAGCACTTTTAAACTTGGATGAATCGGTTTTCCAAAGTGTTGTCAATGAAATTTTCGGACGTAAAGGTGAAGAAGTCGTTGCGAAGAACATTGAAGCGATCGAGCGTGGTCGTCAGGCGATTTCAGAGCAGATCGGTGACCGTGTAGGTACATGGGAAATTGCGCCTGCTGACGGAAAACGCCGTATGTTCATGATCGGTAACGATGCAGCGGCATTAGGTGCACTTGCAGCCGGCTCTCGTTTCATGGCGGCTTATCCGATTACACCGGCATCTGAAATTATGGAATACATGATTAAAAAGCTGCCATTAGTAGGTGGAGCAGTTATTCAAACTGAAGATGAGATTGCTGCAGCAACAATGGCGATCGGTGCAAACTACGGTGGTGTGCGTGCATTTACAGCATCAGCTGGTCCTGGTCTTTCATTGATGATGGAAGCAATCGGTCTTTCAGGTATGACGGAACAGCCGCTTGTCATTTTCGATACACAGCGTGGTGGTCCATCAACAGGTTTACCGACAAAACAGGAGCAGTCGGATTTAATGGCGATGCTTTACGGTACACATGGTGAAATCCCGAAAGTCGTGATTGCACCTTCTACAATGGAAGAAGCGTTTTACGATACGATTCAGGCGTTTAACATCGCCGAAGAGTTGCAATTACCGGTAATCGTCATGACAGACTTGCAGTTATCATTAGGTAAACAGTCGGTTGATCCGTTCGATTACAGCAAAATTGAAATTCGCCGCGGTAAAATTGTCGAAGCGGTTGAAGACGAAGAAACTAAAGACTACTTCAAGCGTTATGAAAATACAGAAGACGGCGTTTCTCCACGTGTCCTGCCAGGTACAAAAGGCGGTATTCACCACGTAACGGGTGTAGAGCACGATGAAACAGGGAAACCATCTGAAGCAACAGGCAACCGTCGCACGCAAATGGATAAGCGTATGCGTAAACTGCAGCATGTCCGTTTTGAAAACCCGGTATACGTGAACGCACCTCATGAAGATGCAGACATACTGCTTGTAGGCTTCAACTCAACGCGCGGAGCAATTGAAGAAGTTCAGGAAAAGCTGAACTCTGAAGGCGTAAAAGTCAACCACGCACATATTAAGCTGATCCACCCATTCCCGTCTGAAGAGATGAGTGCATTGATGGATAAAGCGAAAAAAGTGATTGTCGTGGAAAACAATGCGACAGGTCAGCTTGCAAATGTAATGAAAATGAATATCGGTGGTCACGCGAAGACTAAATCGATTTTAAAATACGATGGTACACCATTCCTGCCACGTGAATTAACAAACTTAGTGAAGGAGGAAATTTAA